One stretch of Cygnus olor isolate bCygOlo1 chromosome 1, bCygOlo1.pri.v2, whole genome shotgun sequence DNA includes these proteins:
- the PCDH9 gene encoding protocadherin-9 isoform X3, translated as MDLRDFYLLAALIACLRLDSAVAQELIYTIREELPENVPIGNIPKDLNISHINAATGTSASLVYRLVSKAGDAPLVKVSSTTGEIFTTSNRIDREKLCAGASYAEENECFFELEVVILPNDFFRLIKIKIIVKDTNDNAPMFPSPVINISIPENTLINSRFPIPSATDPDTGFNGVQHYELLNGQSVFGLDIVETPEGEKWPQLIVQQNLDREQKDTYVMKIKVEDGGTPQKSSTAILQVTVSDVNDNRPVFKESQVEVHIPENAPVGTSVIQLHATDADIGSNAEIRYIFGAQVAPVTKRFFALNNTTGLITVQRSLDREETAIHKVTVLASDGSSTPARATVTINVTDVNDNPPNIDLRYIISPINGTVYLSEKDPVNTKIALITVSDKDTDVNGKVICFIEREVPFHLKAVYDNQYLLETSSLLDYEGTKEFSFKIVASDSGKPSLNQTALVRVKLEDENDNPPIFSQPVIELSVSENNRRGLYLTTISATDEDSGKNADIVYQLGPNASFFDLDRKTGVLTASRVFDREEQERFIFTVTARDNGTPPLQSQAAVIVTVLDENDNSPKFTHNHFQFFVSENLPKYSTVGVITVTDADAGENKAVTLSILNDNENFVLDPFSGVIKSNVSFDREQQSSYTFDVKAVDGGQPPRSSTAKVTINVMDVNDNSPVVIYPPSNTSFKLVPLSAIPGSVVAEVFAVDIDTGMNAELKYTIVSGNSKGLFRIDPVTGNITLEEKPTPSDVGLHRLVVNISDLGYPKSLHTLVLVFLYVNDTAGNASHIYDLIRRTMETPLDRNIGDSSQPYQNEDYLTIMIAIVAGAMVVIVVIFVTVLVRCRHASRFKAAQRSKQGAEWMSPNQENKQNKKKKRKKRKSPKSSLLNFVTIEESKPDDAVHEPINGTISLPAELEEQSIGRFDWGTAPPTTFKPNSPDLAKHYKSASPQSAFHLKPDTPVSVKKHHVIQELPLDNTFVGGCDTLSKRSSTSSDHFSASECSSQGGFKTKGPLHTRQSQRRVTFHLPDGSQESCSDSGLGDHEPVGGGTLISHPLPLVQLQDEFYDQASPDKRTEADGNSDPNSDE; from the coding sequence aTGGACCTGAGGGATTTCTACCTGTTGGCCGCTTTGATTGCCTGTTTAAGGCTGGATTCTGCTGTAGCTCAAGAACTTATTTACACTATTAGAGAGGAGCTGCCTGAAAATGTCCCCATAGGAAACATACCAAAGGACCTGAACATTTCTCACATCAATGCTGCCACGGGGACCAGTGCCAGCCTTGTCTACAGACTGGTGTCTAAAGCAGGGGATGCCCCTCTGGTCAAAGTGTCCAGTACCACCGGAGAAATCTTTACGACATCTAACAGAATAGACAGAGAAAAGCTCTGTGCCGGCGCTTCctatgcagaagaaaatgagtgcTTCTTTGAACTTGAAGTGGTGATTCTCCCCAATGACTTTTTCAGGttgatcaaaataaaaataattgtaaaggATACTAATGACAATGCACCTATGTTTCCATCCCCTGTCATCAATATCTCCATACCAGAAAACACTCTGATCAACAGTCGCTTTCCAATCCCATCAGCAACAGATCCTGATACAGGTTTCAACGGTGTGCAGCACTACGAGTTGTTGAATGGACAGAGTGTCTTTGGACTGGATATTGTAGAAACTCCAGAAGGAGAGAAATGGCCTCAACTGATTGTGCAGCAGAACTTGGATAGAGAGCAAAAGGACACCTATGTGATGAAAATCAAAGTGGAGGATGGAGGTACCCCGCAGAAATCCAGCACAGCTATCCTGCAAGTCACAGTAAGTGATGTCAATGATAACAGGCCAGTTTTTAAAGAGAGTCAAGTAGAGGTCCATATACCAGAAAATGCCCCTGTAGGCACCTCCGTAATTCAGCTTCATGCTACAGATGCAGATATAGGAAGCAATGCAGAAATCAGATATATTTTTGGTGCCCAAGTTGCCCCTGTGACCAAAagattttttgctttaaacaatACCACAGGGCTGATCACAGTTCAGAGGTCCTTAGATCGGGAAGAGACTGCTATTCACAAAGTGACCGTGCTGGCTAGTGATGGTAGCTCTACACCAGCTCGGGCAACCGTTACCATCAATGTCACTGATGTAAATGATAACCCTCCTAACATAGACCTCAGGTACATTATAAGTCCCATCAATGGCACAGTGTACTTATCTGAGAAAGATCCTGTCAATACAAAGATTGCCCTAATTACAGTTTCAGATAAGGACACTGATGTGAATGGCAAAGTGATCTGTTTCATTGAGAGAGAGGTCCCCTTCCACTTGAAGGCAGTTTACGACAACCAGTATTTGTTAGAGACCTCTTCCTTGTTGGATTATGAGGGCACCAAAgaattcagctttaaaattgTTGCTTCTGATTCTGGCAAGCCCAGTTTGAACCAGACTGCCCTGGTAAGAGTTAAACTGGAGGATGAAAATGACAACCCTCCGATTTTCAGCCAGCCTGTAATTGAGCTGtcagtttctgaaaacaacCGCCGTGGTCTATACTTAACAACTATTAGTGCCACAGATGAAGACAGTGGGAAAAATGCAGACATTGTTTATCAGCTTGGCCCTAATGCCTCCTTTTTTGATCTGGATCGAAAGACGGGAGTTTTGACAGCCTCCAGAGTTTTTGACAGAGAAGAACAGGAACGATTCATTTTCACTGTTACAGCCCGAGACAATGGCACCCCTCCTTTGCAGAGTCAAGCAGCTGTAATTGTTACTGTCTTGGATGAAAATGACAACAGTCCCAAATTTACTCATAATCACTTTCAATTTTTTGTATCGGAGAACCTACCAAAGTATAGCACTGTGGGAGTGATCACGGTGACTGATGCAGATGCTGGGGAAAATAAAGCGGTGACCCTTTCCATCCTGAATGACAATGAAAACTTTGTGCTGGATCCATTCTCTGGAGTTATAAAATCCAATGTTTCTTTTGATCGAGAACAGCAGAGCTCCTACACCTTTGATGTGAAGGCAGTTGATGGGGGACAACCTCCTCGCTCTTCTACAGCAAAAGTAACCATAAATGTCATGGATGTTAATGATAACAGTCCTGTTGTCATTTACCCGCCTTCTAATACTTCTTTTAAGTTAGTGCCACTCTCAGCAATTCCGGGATCAGTGGTAGCAGAAGTGTTTGCTGTAGATATCGACACCGGAATGAATGCCGAACTGAAGTACACAATAGTAAGTGGAAATAGCAAAGGTTTGTTTCGGATCGATCCAGTGACAGGTAATATCACTCTGGAAGAAAAACCAACTCCTAGTGATGTGGGGCTGCATCGCTTAGTTGTCAACATAAGTGATTTGGGTTATCCCAAATCCTTGCATACTCTTGtgcttgtatttttgtatgtgaatGATACTGCTGGAAATGCCTCTCATATTTATGACTTGATACGCAGGACAATGGAAACACCTTTGGACCGGAACATAGGGGACAGTAGCCAACCCTACCAAAATGAGGACTATCTCACGATCATGATTGCTATTGTGGCAGGTGCAATGGTTGTTATAGTGGTGATATTTGTCACAGTTCTCGTTCGCTGCCGGCATGCATCCAGATTcaaggctgcccagaggagcaaGCAAGGTGCTGAATGGATGTCTCCCAATCAGGAgaacaagcaaaacaagaaaaagaaaagaaagaaaaggaaatctcCGAAGAGTTCTCTTTTGAACTTTGTGACCATTGAGGAGTCTAAACCTGATGATGCAGTTCATGAACCTATCAATGGGACAATAAGCCTTCCAGCGGAGCTGGAGGAGCAAAGTATAGGAAGATTTGACTGGGGCACTGCACCACCAACAACCTTTAAGCCTAACAGTCCTGATCTTGCCAAGCATTACAAATCTGCCTCTCCACAGTCTGCTTTTCATCTCAAACCTGACACTCCAGTTTCAGTGAAAAAGCACCACGTGATTCAGGAACTCCCGTTGGACAACACCTTTGTTGGTGGTTGTGACACCCTTTCCAAACGCTCTTCCACTAGTTCAGATCACTTCAGTGCCTCAGAGTGCAGTTCCCAAGGAGGCTTCAAGACAAAGGGCCCCTTACACACCAGACAG
- the PCDH9 gene encoding protocadherin-9 isoform X6: MDLRDFYLLAALIACLRLDSAVAQELIYTIREELPENVPIGNIPKDLNISHINAATGTSASLVYRLVSKAGDAPLVKVSSTTGEIFTTSNRIDREKLCAGASYAEENECFFELEVVILPNDFFRLIKIKIIVKDTNDNAPMFPSPVINISIPENTLINSRFPIPSATDPDTGFNGVQHYELLNGQSVFGLDIVETPEGEKWPQLIVQQNLDREQKDTYVMKIKVEDGGTPQKSSTAILQVTVSDVNDNRPVFKESQVEVHIPENAPVGTSVIQLHATDADIGSNAEIRYIFGAQVAPVTKRFFALNNTTGLITVQRSLDREETAIHKVTVLASDGSSTPARATVTINVTDVNDNPPNIDLRYIISPINGTVYLSEKDPVNTKIALITVSDKDTDVNGKVICFIEREVPFHLKAVYDNQYLLETSSLLDYEGTKEFSFKIVASDSGKPSLNQTALVRVKLEDENDNPPIFSQPVIELSVSENNRRGLYLTTISATDEDSGKNADIVYQLGPNASFFDLDRKTGVLTASRVFDREEQERFIFTVTARDNGTPPLQSQAAVIVTVLDENDNSPKFTHNHFQFFVSENLPKYSTVGVITVTDADAGENKAVTLSILNDNENFVLDPFSGVIKSNVSFDREQQSSYTFDVKAVDGGQPPRSSTAKVTINVMDVNDNSPVVIYPPSNTSFKLVPLSAIPGSVVAEVFAVDIDTGMNAELKYTIVSGNSKGLFRIDPVTGNITLEEKPTPSDVGLHRLVVNISDLGYPKSLHTLVLVFLYVNDTAGNASHIYDLIRRTMETPLDRNIGDSSQPYQNEDYLTIMIAIVAGAMVVIVVIFVTVLVRCRHASRFKAAQRSKQGAEWMSPNQENKQNKKKKRKKRKSPKSSLLNFVTIEESKPDDAVHEPINGTISLPAELEEQSIGRFDWGTAPPTTFKPNSPDLAKHYKSASPQSAFHLKPDTPVSVKKHHVIQELPLDNTFVGGCDTLSKRSSTSSDHFSASECSSQGGFKTKGPLHTRQRLLKT; this comes from the exons aTGGACCTGAGGGATTTCTACCTGTTGGCCGCTTTGATTGCCTGTTTAAGGCTGGATTCTGCTGTAGCTCAAGAACTTATTTACACTATTAGAGAGGAGCTGCCTGAAAATGTCCCCATAGGAAACATACCAAAGGACCTGAACATTTCTCACATCAATGCTGCCACGGGGACCAGTGCCAGCCTTGTCTACAGACTGGTGTCTAAAGCAGGGGATGCCCCTCTGGTCAAAGTGTCCAGTACCACCGGAGAAATCTTTACGACATCTAACAGAATAGACAGAGAAAAGCTCTGTGCCGGCGCTTCctatgcagaagaaaatgagtgcTTCTTTGAACTTGAAGTGGTGATTCTCCCCAATGACTTTTTCAGGttgatcaaaataaaaataattgtaaaggATACTAATGACAATGCACCTATGTTTCCATCCCCTGTCATCAATATCTCCATACCAGAAAACACTCTGATCAACAGTCGCTTTCCAATCCCATCAGCAACAGATCCTGATACAGGTTTCAACGGTGTGCAGCACTACGAGTTGTTGAATGGACAGAGTGTCTTTGGACTGGATATTGTAGAAACTCCAGAAGGAGAGAAATGGCCTCAACTGATTGTGCAGCAGAACTTGGATAGAGAGCAAAAGGACACCTATGTGATGAAAATCAAAGTGGAGGATGGAGGTACCCCGCAGAAATCCAGCACAGCTATCCTGCAAGTCACAGTAAGTGATGTCAATGATAACAGGCCAGTTTTTAAAGAGAGTCAAGTAGAGGTCCATATACCAGAAAATGCCCCTGTAGGCACCTCCGTAATTCAGCTTCATGCTACAGATGCAGATATAGGAAGCAATGCAGAAATCAGATATATTTTTGGTGCCCAAGTTGCCCCTGTGACCAAAagattttttgctttaaacaatACCACAGGGCTGATCACAGTTCAGAGGTCCTTAGATCGGGAAGAGACTGCTATTCACAAAGTGACCGTGCTGGCTAGTGATGGTAGCTCTACACCAGCTCGGGCAACCGTTACCATCAATGTCACTGATGTAAATGATAACCCTCCTAACATAGACCTCAGGTACATTATAAGTCCCATCAATGGCACAGTGTACTTATCTGAGAAAGATCCTGTCAATACAAAGATTGCCCTAATTACAGTTTCAGATAAGGACACTGATGTGAATGGCAAAGTGATCTGTTTCATTGAGAGAGAGGTCCCCTTCCACTTGAAGGCAGTTTACGACAACCAGTATTTGTTAGAGACCTCTTCCTTGTTGGATTATGAGGGCACCAAAgaattcagctttaaaattgTTGCTTCTGATTCTGGCAAGCCCAGTTTGAACCAGACTGCCCTGGTAAGAGTTAAACTGGAGGATGAAAATGACAACCCTCCGATTTTCAGCCAGCCTGTAATTGAGCTGtcagtttctgaaaacaacCGCCGTGGTCTATACTTAACAACTATTAGTGCCACAGATGAAGACAGTGGGAAAAATGCAGACATTGTTTATCAGCTTGGCCCTAATGCCTCCTTTTTTGATCTGGATCGAAAGACGGGAGTTTTGACAGCCTCCAGAGTTTTTGACAGAGAAGAACAGGAACGATTCATTTTCACTGTTACAGCCCGAGACAATGGCACCCCTCCTTTGCAGAGTCAAGCAGCTGTAATTGTTACTGTCTTGGATGAAAATGACAACAGTCCCAAATTTACTCATAATCACTTTCAATTTTTTGTATCGGAGAACCTACCAAAGTATAGCACTGTGGGAGTGATCACGGTGACTGATGCAGATGCTGGGGAAAATAAAGCGGTGACCCTTTCCATCCTGAATGACAATGAAAACTTTGTGCTGGATCCATTCTCTGGAGTTATAAAATCCAATGTTTCTTTTGATCGAGAACAGCAGAGCTCCTACACCTTTGATGTGAAGGCAGTTGATGGGGGACAACCTCCTCGCTCTTCTACAGCAAAAGTAACCATAAATGTCATGGATGTTAATGATAACAGTCCTGTTGTCATTTACCCGCCTTCTAATACTTCTTTTAAGTTAGTGCCACTCTCAGCAATTCCGGGATCAGTGGTAGCAGAAGTGTTTGCTGTAGATATCGACACCGGAATGAATGCCGAACTGAAGTACACAATAGTAAGTGGAAATAGCAAAGGTTTGTTTCGGATCGATCCAGTGACAGGTAATATCACTCTGGAAGAAAAACCAACTCCTAGTGATGTGGGGCTGCATCGCTTAGTTGTCAACATAAGTGATTTGGGTTATCCCAAATCCTTGCATACTCTTGtgcttgtatttttgtatgtgaatGATACTGCTGGAAATGCCTCTCATATTTATGACTTGATACGCAGGACAATGGAAACACCTTTGGACCGGAACATAGGGGACAGTAGCCAACCCTACCAAAATGAGGACTATCTCACGATCATGATTGCTATTGTGGCAGGTGCAATGGTTGTTATAGTGGTGATATTTGTCACAGTTCTCGTTCGCTGCCGGCATGCATCCAGATTcaaggctgcccagaggagcaaGCAAGGTGCTGAATGGATGTCTCCCAATCAGGAgaacaagcaaaacaagaaaaagaaaagaaagaaaaggaaatctcCGAAGAGTTCTCTTTTGAACTTTGTGACCATTGAGGAGTCTAAACCTGATGATGCAGTTCATGAACCTATCAATGGGACAATAAGCCTTCCAGCGGAGCTGGAGGAGCAAAGTATAGGAAGATTTGACTGGGGCACTGCACCACCAACAACCTTTAAGCCTAACAGTCCTGATCTTGCCAAGCATTACAAATCTGCCTCTCCACAGTCTGCTTTTCATCTCAAACCTGACACTCCAGTTTCAGTGAAAAAGCACCACGTGATTCAGGAACTCCCGTTGGACAACACCTTTGTTGGTGGTTGTGACACCCTTTCCAAACGCTCTTCCACTAGTTCAGATCACTTCAGTGCCTCAGAGTGCAGTTCCCAAGGAGGCTTCAAGACAAAGGGCCCCTTACACACCAGACAG CGGTTGCTGAAAACCTAG
- the PCDH9 gene encoding protocadherin-9 isoform X4, translating to MDLRDFYLLAALIACLRLDSAVAQELIYTIREELPENVPIGNIPKDLNISHINAATGTSASLVYRLVSKAGDAPLVKVSSTTGEIFTTSNRIDREKLCAGASYAEENECFFELEVVILPNDFFRLIKIKIIVKDTNDNAPMFPSPVINISIPENTLINSRFPIPSATDPDTGFNGVQHYELLNGQSVFGLDIVETPEGEKWPQLIVQQNLDREQKDTYVMKIKVEDGGTPQKSSTAILQVTVSDVNDNRPVFKESQVEVHIPENAPVGTSVIQLHATDADIGSNAEIRYIFGAQVAPVTKRFFALNNTTGLITVQRSLDREETAIHKVTVLASDGSSTPARATVTINVTDVNDNPPNIDLRYIISPINGTVYLSEKDPVNTKIALITVSDKDTDVNGKVICFIEREVPFHLKAVYDNQYLLETSSLLDYEGTKEFSFKIVASDSGKPSLNQTALVRVKLEDENDNPPIFSQPVIELSVSENNRRGLYLTTISATDEDSGKNADIVYQLGPNASFFDLDRKTGVLTASRVFDREEQERFIFTVTARDNGTPPLQSQAAVIVTVLDENDNSPKFTHNHFQFFVSENLPKYSTVGVITVTDADAGENKAVTLSILNDNENFVLDPFSGVIKSNVSFDREQQSSYTFDVKAVDGGQPPRSSTAKVTINVMDVNDNSPVVIYPPSNTSFKLVPLSAIPGSVVAEVFAVDIDTGMNAELKYTIVSGNSKGLFRIDPVTGNITLEEKPTPSDVGLHRLVVNISDLGYPKSLHTLVLVFLYVNDTAGNASHIYDLIRRTMETPLDRNIGDSSQPYQNEDYLTIMIAIVAGAMVVIVVIFVTVLVRCRHASRFKAAQRSKQGAEWMSPNQENKQNKKKKRKKRKSPKSSLLNFVTIEESKPDDAVHEPINGTISLPAELEEQSIGRFDWGTAPPTTFKPNSPDLAKHYKSASPQSAFHLKPDTPVSVKKHHVIQELPLDNTFVGGCDTLSKRSSTSSDHFSASECSSQGGFKTKGPLHTRQLQDEFYDQASPDKRTEADGNSDPNSDE from the coding sequence aTGGACCTGAGGGATTTCTACCTGTTGGCCGCTTTGATTGCCTGTTTAAGGCTGGATTCTGCTGTAGCTCAAGAACTTATTTACACTATTAGAGAGGAGCTGCCTGAAAATGTCCCCATAGGAAACATACCAAAGGACCTGAACATTTCTCACATCAATGCTGCCACGGGGACCAGTGCCAGCCTTGTCTACAGACTGGTGTCTAAAGCAGGGGATGCCCCTCTGGTCAAAGTGTCCAGTACCACCGGAGAAATCTTTACGACATCTAACAGAATAGACAGAGAAAAGCTCTGTGCCGGCGCTTCctatgcagaagaaaatgagtgcTTCTTTGAACTTGAAGTGGTGATTCTCCCCAATGACTTTTTCAGGttgatcaaaataaaaataattgtaaaggATACTAATGACAATGCACCTATGTTTCCATCCCCTGTCATCAATATCTCCATACCAGAAAACACTCTGATCAACAGTCGCTTTCCAATCCCATCAGCAACAGATCCTGATACAGGTTTCAACGGTGTGCAGCACTACGAGTTGTTGAATGGACAGAGTGTCTTTGGACTGGATATTGTAGAAACTCCAGAAGGAGAGAAATGGCCTCAACTGATTGTGCAGCAGAACTTGGATAGAGAGCAAAAGGACACCTATGTGATGAAAATCAAAGTGGAGGATGGAGGTACCCCGCAGAAATCCAGCACAGCTATCCTGCAAGTCACAGTAAGTGATGTCAATGATAACAGGCCAGTTTTTAAAGAGAGTCAAGTAGAGGTCCATATACCAGAAAATGCCCCTGTAGGCACCTCCGTAATTCAGCTTCATGCTACAGATGCAGATATAGGAAGCAATGCAGAAATCAGATATATTTTTGGTGCCCAAGTTGCCCCTGTGACCAAAagattttttgctttaaacaatACCACAGGGCTGATCACAGTTCAGAGGTCCTTAGATCGGGAAGAGACTGCTATTCACAAAGTGACCGTGCTGGCTAGTGATGGTAGCTCTACACCAGCTCGGGCAACCGTTACCATCAATGTCACTGATGTAAATGATAACCCTCCTAACATAGACCTCAGGTACATTATAAGTCCCATCAATGGCACAGTGTACTTATCTGAGAAAGATCCTGTCAATACAAAGATTGCCCTAATTACAGTTTCAGATAAGGACACTGATGTGAATGGCAAAGTGATCTGTTTCATTGAGAGAGAGGTCCCCTTCCACTTGAAGGCAGTTTACGACAACCAGTATTTGTTAGAGACCTCTTCCTTGTTGGATTATGAGGGCACCAAAgaattcagctttaaaattgTTGCTTCTGATTCTGGCAAGCCCAGTTTGAACCAGACTGCCCTGGTAAGAGTTAAACTGGAGGATGAAAATGACAACCCTCCGATTTTCAGCCAGCCTGTAATTGAGCTGtcagtttctgaaaacaacCGCCGTGGTCTATACTTAACAACTATTAGTGCCACAGATGAAGACAGTGGGAAAAATGCAGACATTGTTTATCAGCTTGGCCCTAATGCCTCCTTTTTTGATCTGGATCGAAAGACGGGAGTTTTGACAGCCTCCAGAGTTTTTGACAGAGAAGAACAGGAACGATTCATTTTCACTGTTACAGCCCGAGACAATGGCACCCCTCCTTTGCAGAGTCAAGCAGCTGTAATTGTTACTGTCTTGGATGAAAATGACAACAGTCCCAAATTTACTCATAATCACTTTCAATTTTTTGTATCGGAGAACCTACCAAAGTATAGCACTGTGGGAGTGATCACGGTGACTGATGCAGATGCTGGGGAAAATAAAGCGGTGACCCTTTCCATCCTGAATGACAATGAAAACTTTGTGCTGGATCCATTCTCTGGAGTTATAAAATCCAATGTTTCTTTTGATCGAGAACAGCAGAGCTCCTACACCTTTGATGTGAAGGCAGTTGATGGGGGACAACCTCCTCGCTCTTCTACAGCAAAAGTAACCATAAATGTCATGGATGTTAATGATAACAGTCCTGTTGTCATTTACCCGCCTTCTAATACTTCTTTTAAGTTAGTGCCACTCTCAGCAATTCCGGGATCAGTGGTAGCAGAAGTGTTTGCTGTAGATATCGACACCGGAATGAATGCCGAACTGAAGTACACAATAGTAAGTGGAAATAGCAAAGGTTTGTTTCGGATCGATCCAGTGACAGGTAATATCACTCTGGAAGAAAAACCAACTCCTAGTGATGTGGGGCTGCATCGCTTAGTTGTCAACATAAGTGATTTGGGTTATCCCAAATCCTTGCATACTCTTGtgcttgtatttttgtatgtgaatGATACTGCTGGAAATGCCTCTCATATTTATGACTTGATACGCAGGACAATGGAAACACCTTTGGACCGGAACATAGGGGACAGTAGCCAACCCTACCAAAATGAGGACTATCTCACGATCATGATTGCTATTGTGGCAGGTGCAATGGTTGTTATAGTGGTGATATTTGTCACAGTTCTCGTTCGCTGCCGGCATGCATCCAGATTcaaggctgcccagaggagcaaGCAAGGTGCTGAATGGATGTCTCCCAATCAGGAgaacaagcaaaacaagaaaaagaaaagaaagaaaaggaaatctcCGAAGAGTTCTCTTTTGAACTTTGTGACCATTGAGGAGTCTAAACCTGATGATGCAGTTCATGAACCTATCAATGGGACAATAAGCCTTCCAGCGGAGCTGGAGGAGCAAAGTATAGGAAGATTTGACTGGGGCACTGCACCACCAACAACCTTTAAGCCTAACAGTCCTGATCTTGCCAAGCATTACAAATCTGCCTCTCCACAGTCTGCTTTTCATCTCAAACCTGACACTCCAGTTTCAGTGAAAAAGCACCACGTGATTCAGGAACTCCCGTTGGACAACACCTTTGTTGGTGGTTGTGACACCCTTTCCAAACGCTCTTCCACTAGTTCAGATCACTTCAGTGCCTCAGAGTGCAGTTCCCAAGGAGGCTTCAAGACAAAGGGCCCCTTACACACCAGACAG